A section of the Babylonia areolata isolate BAREFJ2019XMU chromosome 1, ASM4173473v1, whole genome shotgun sequence genome encodes:
- the LOC143293014 gene encoding uncharacterized protein LOC143293014, with translation MTLSRGSRGSRGSRSSADHDAEKEEGHEHDRGLKHDDSFDRRKSQAQRLLEFEMWTNDTTIKDLEYSQRRTEKKQRRKERRKDYQKRCWKKVYLPAVLGMVVGTFLTFCATLQSLAGDTFLWNFRGVLVILGPVLLGLGLLALMLAAGCTFKHDQEAREKPVAPPSEFVIYQNEFRYSYSRPPSVLRSDSVNTADFPVPVDLDPSRNYVEGRRGWSSPRKTPRTWSVSRDGSVHSGDPLTVDSSFSSTAKWVRFVSAAHGQQGASLPRQNSDSNLVSPSPHSQPLTNARRSLDDDAVPDNSGSQSDLHVVCTRSPTSSGYQSASDSVSGNTEHHVSFEITPGNRNSCSFTSHRHNFRYSTNHKLTKHSVRESRLLGRNQSRNPIYRGSVDCGEQHSGPDLAEQTQKVDSPRNSSTPHTCV, from the exons ATGACGCTGTCCCGAGGGTCCCGGGGGTCCCGGGGGTCCCGGAGCTCAGCGGACCACGacgcggagaaggaggagggacacGAACACGACAGAGGACTCAAGCACGACGATTCTTTCGATCGCCGCAAGTCCCAGGCCCAGAGACTACTGGAGTTCGAG ATGTGGACGAACGACACCACCATCAAGGACCTGGAGTACTCCCAACGCCGCACGGAGAAGAAGCAGCGGCGCAAGGAGCGCCGGAAGGACTACCAGAAGCGGTGCTGGAAGAAGGTGTACCTCCCGGCCGTGCTGGGCATGGTAGTGGGcaccttcctcaccttctgcgCCACCCTGCAGAGTCTGGCTGGAGACACCTTCCTCTGGAACTTCAGAGGCGTCCTGGTCATCCTGGGGCCCGTGCTGCTGGGCTTGGGGCTCCTGGCCCTCATGCTGGCAGCGGGGTGTACCTTTAAACACGACCAAGAAGCTCGTGAAAAACCCGTGGCCCCTCCCTCAGAGTTTGTGATATACCAAAACGAGTTTCGATACAGCTACAGCAGACCGCCTTCGGTTCTGAGGTCTGACAGTGTCAACACCGCGGACTTTCCTGTGCCCGTGGACCTGGACCCTTCCAGGAACTACGTGGAGGGCAGGAGGGGCTGGTCATCGCCCAGGAAGACGCCGAGGACATGGAGCGTGAGCAGGGATGGCAGTGTGCACAGCGGTGACCCCCTGACGGTGGACAGCAGCTTCAGCTCCACGGCAAAGTGGGTCCGCTTTGTTTCTGCCGCACACGGTCAGCAAGGGGCCTCCTTGCCTCGCCAGAACAGTGACAGCAACCTCGTGtccccatccccacactctcAGCCTCTCACGAACGCTCGGCGGTCCCTGGATGATGACGCAGTTCCAGACAACTCAGGATCACAGTCTGACCTCCACGTGGTTTGCACGCGCTCTCCGACGTCGTCAGGGTATCAGAGTGCCAGCGACAGTGTCAGTGGTAACACCGAGCATCACGTTTCGTTTGAAATCACCCCAGGGAATAGAAACAGTTGCTCTTtcacctcacacagacacaacttCCGATATTCGACAAATCACAAGTTGACGAAACATTCAGTCAGGGAATCCAGACTTCTTGGAAGAAACCAAAGTAGGAATCCAATTTACCGGGGTTCAGTTGATTGTGGGGAACAACACAGTGGTCCTGACCTTGccgaacagacacagaaagtggACAGTCCGCGaaattcttccacccctcacacgTGCGTGTGA